The following proteins are co-located in the Sphaeramia orbicularis chromosome 24, fSphaOr1.1, whole genome shotgun sequence genome:
- the LOC115414900 gene encoding LOW QUALITY PROTEIN: heat shock factor protein 2-like (The sequence of the model RefSeq protein was modified relative to this genomic sequence to represent the inferred CDS: deleted 1 base in 1 codon), giving the protein MKHNSNVPAFLTKLWTLVEDADTNEFICWSQEGNSFMVLDEQRFAKEILPKFFKHNNMASFIRQLNMYGFRKVMHIDTGIVKQEKDGPVEFQHPYFKHGQDDLLENIKRKVSNARPEDNKIRQEDLSKILVSVQSVHSKQENIDARLATLKRENEALWREVSDLRQKHVHQQQLIKKLIHFIVTLVQNNHILNLKRKRPILMNGNGKKPKYIHQIYDDKVCVEQSTVNSLNGVKSSELSDDVIICDLTESEAEGSIGVTEGSTGVSEASTSITEGYPKTEQGEVEIVEVELDGCAVLAAETEVSTTCTDDKRSDADAALTDDKGGALEGAGATSSALQLNKAPGLSLEDPVKMMDSILNENGAISQNINLLGKVELMDYLDSIDCSLEDFQAMLYGKQFGMDLDAVEESVASKENTSQLNRSRTEDTHTDKQLIQYTSCPLLAFLDGCPHAPELDLGSSSSSSSGSAHPSTLGSAPSSAAEAKLPSELLDSGVVESKQPVRSSLIRLEPLTEAQASEETLFYLCELSPGGLEADSTQLDRL; this is encoded by the exons ATGAAACACAACTCGAACGTCCCGGCTTTTCTGACCAAACTGTGGACGTTGGTAGAAGATGCAGACACTAATGAGTTTATCTGCTGGAGTCAG GAGGGAAACAGCTTCATGGTGTTGGACGAGCAGCGCTTTGCGAAGGAGATCCTCCCCAAGTTCTTCAAGCACAACAACATGGCCAGCTTCATCAGGCAGCTCAACATGT ATGGATTCCGAAAAGTCATGCACATCGACACAGGCATCGTTAAGCAAGAGAAAGACGGACCGGTGGAGTTTCAACATCCGTACTTCAAACATGGACAGGACGACCTGCTGGAGAACATCAAGAGGAAG GTTTCTAATGCTCGTCCAGAGGACAATAAGATCAGACAAGAGGACCTGAGTAAGATCTTAGTGAGCGTTCAGAGTGTTCACAGCAAACAGGAGAACATCGACGCCAGACTGGCAACACTGAAGAG agAGAATGAAGCCCTTTGGAGGGAGGTGTCAGATCTAAGGCAGAAGCACGTCCACCAACAACAGCTCATAAAGAAG CTGATACATTTCATCGTCACACTCGTACAGAACAACCACATCTTGAATTTGAAACGCAAAAG GCCCATTCTGATGAACGGCAACGGAAAGAAACCCAAATACATTCATCAGATCTATgatgacaaagtgtgtgtggaaCAG TCAACAGTCAACAGTCTGAACGGTGTCAAGAGCTCCGAGTTATCAGACGACGTCATCATCTGTGACTTAACAGAGAGCGAAGCTGAGGGGTCGATCGGCGTCACAGAGGGGTCCACCGGGGTCAGCGAGGCATCGACCAGCATCACTGAGGGGTATCCAAAGACAGAGCAAGG TGAGGTGGAGATAGTGGAGGTGGAGCTGGATGGCTGTGCGGTCCTGGCGGCTGAGACGGAGGTGAGCACCACCTGCACAGACGACAAACGGAGTGACGCCGATGCCGCTTTGACGGACGATaagggcggggctttggagggtgCCGGAGCCACCAGCAGCGCCCTGCAGCTCAACAAAGCCCCGGGCCTGAGTCTGGAGGACCCCGTCAAGATGATGGACTCCATACTGAACGAGAACGGAGCCATATCGCAGAACATCAACCTGCTCGGAAA gGTGGAGCTCATGGACTATTTGGACAGTATCGACTGCAGTCTGGAGGACTTCCAGGCCATGCTTTATGGAAAACAGTTTGGCATGGATTTGGATGCTGTAGAG GAGAGCGTGGCCTCCAAAGAAAACACATCACAGCTGAACAGAAGCCGGACAGAGGACACCCACACAG ataaACAGCTGATCCAGTACACATCGTGCCCTCTTCTGGCCTTTCTTGACGGTTGTCCTCATGCCCCAGAGCTGGACCTGGGGAGCTCCAGCAGCAGCTCCAGCGGCTCCGCCCACCCCTCCACCCTTGGCTCCGCCCCGTCCTCTGCGGCAGAGGCCAAGCTGCCGTCGGAGCTGCTGGATTCGGGCGTGGTGGAGTCGAAGCAGCCGGTGCGCAGCTCCCTGATCAGACTGGAGCCTCTGACGGAGGCCCAGGCCAGCGAGGAGACCCTGTTCTACCTGTGTGAACTGAGTCCT GGGGGGCTGGAGGCCGACTCCACGCAGCTGGACCGCCTCTGA